One genomic region from Brucella intermedia LMG 3301 encodes:
- a CDS encoding tyrosine-type recombinase/integrase has protein sequence MIAQVLLTYSQEHLPETAAPRSTAYGLTALSKWWGRKLLSEITKQTCRDYETHRLNGKRPVKPGTIRRELAILLSAINFWNKNYGPVDSLPVVHMPPPSPSRTRWLTKTEAARLLAAALGWRKVNGKITRDRQSINRHLARMILLGIYTGSRLTVLLTVQWERNDRAGYIDLNEEIMYRKAEGERETKKRKPPVKLGRKILFHLKRWKRLDQAEQARIAAQAGTREQITFFNTVVHWHGFDIADIRHAWNRARDAAGLDAKVTPHILRHTRATWLMRAGVDIWEASHSLGMSTKTLEAVYGHHHASFQSKAAEV, from the coding sequence GTGATAGCGCAAGTCCTGCTCACCTATTCGCAAGAGCACCTGCCGGAAACAGCAGCTCCGCGCTCGACGGCCTATGGCCTGACGGCACTTTCCAAATGGTGGGGCCGGAAACTTCTTTCCGAAATCACGAAACAAACGTGCCGGGACTATGAAACCCATCGCTTGAACGGCAAGCGTCCGGTGAAGCCCGGAACCATCCGGCGCGAGCTGGCGATATTGCTGTCAGCAATTAATTTCTGGAACAAGAATTACGGCCCGGTGGACTCGCTCCCTGTCGTGCATATGCCGCCGCCCTCCCCTTCCCGCACCCGCTGGCTGACCAAGACGGAGGCCGCGCGCCTGCTGGCCGCTGCGCTCGGCTGGCGGAAGGTGAACGGGAAAATTACGCGAGACCGGCAGAGCATCAACCGCCATCTGGCGCGCATGATCCTGCTCGGAATCTACACTGGCTCGCGCCTTACCGTTCTGCTGACCGTTCAATGGGAGCGGAACGACCGCGCCGGTTACATCGATCTGAACGAAGAAATCATGTACCGCAAAGCCGAAGGCGAGCGCGAAACCAAGAAGCGCAAGCCGCCGGTGAAGCTCGGCCGGAAAATCCTATTCCATCTGAAACGCTGGAAGCGGCTCGACCAGGCGGAACAGGCGCGTATTGCCGCCCAGGCGGGAACGCGCGAGCAAATCACGTTCTTCAATACCGTTGTGCACTGGCACGGCTTCGATATCGCCGACATTCGCCATGCGTGGAATCGCGCCCGTGATGCCGCCGGACTCGATGCCAAGGTGACGCCGCACATTCTGCGCCACACCCGCGCGACATGGTTGATGCGCGCCGGTGTCGACATTTGGGAAGCCAGCCATTCGCTCGGCATGTCCACGAAAACGCTGGAAGCCGTCTACGGCCACCATCACGCCAGTTTCCAATCAAAAGCGGCAGAGGTCTGA